The genomic DNA TTTGGTGTCCACTTTGCTGGGTAGGAGAAGACAGGGGCTCCTGACACCCCCCTTCGACTCTACCGCCTGCAAGAGCACCTCCAATTGTTTCTCTTTAATTTttttcagtatggaatgggtcAGTGCTTTCAGCTCAGCCTCTGTTCCGGGGTTAGATTTGACAACCTTAGTGGATTTCCCCATGCAGCAGCCCCCGGAGCCATGCGCGCTGCTATCCGTCTCCCCGTCGCCTTCGACGGGTGCGCGGCTCCTCCAGAGTCGCCGGACGAGCCCCGATCGTTTGGTCCTGAACATGCGGGACGAAAAGAGGGTTTCCCGGCTAAAAAACGAGCATGATGTCCGCAAATCATGAAGATTCCGGGATCCGAATCCAGGCAGTGACAAGCAGCCTGAGACAAGATTGTGAAAAAAATGAGAACTGGAGAAGCAAATACAATCTGTAGCATACgccagtcttttttttcttcgaAAAACCTAGACGCCAACTTATAAAATGCGCTATTATTTCTTAATCGTGTATAGGATGCTACACACGTATGTTGATGTTCAACATGACACTGATTTGAAAAACTAAGAAGAAAGTATACGCATATAAAACGATGCCGTTTAAATAGGCTACAGAAATAATGACCGCTTTCATGAACGAAAACGGGTGAGCAGCATCGAGAATCTTTTCCTATGATTGGAGGGTTGGATATTCTACCtgtgagaaaagaaaatataaacTACGCGTAACGCTACATTCATACCATTCCTTCAACAgtttaaaataacatttagcTTAACATGTAAGCGTAGTCGGTTATAGGCTACCTAGGACCGATGAAAGTGTTTGAGCGCTGAGTTTAGGCAAAAACCCCAGACTGAAACCCATCCATGAAGGACAACCGCGTCCTGCTTTTCTTCCAAAATAATCCACACAATCCTTGATCCGATTGCAACATTAAAGGTCTAACAAAGCCTGTCGCCCGTCTCGTCTCCCTTGTGTTCCAAGCTGTATCCGTCGAAACTAACGTTGGTCCTCCAAATTCAGTCGATTTGCAGTAGATTCTGATGAAAAATAGCAATCTTCTAGATTCCCAAAACGAAGGAGCAAATCTAGGACTTACTGTTACCCTAAGAGGTCCCTCGCCAAAAAAAATCTGCTTGGAGTTAAATAGTTGCGTTTCGTGTCCGTGTAAGTGGTTTGCGTTTTAAATATCC from Clupea harengus unplaced genomic scaffold, Ch_v2.0.2, whole genome shotgun sequence includes the following:
- the LOC122132175 gene encoding mothers against decapentaplegic homolog 7-like, with the translated sequence MGFSLGFLPKLSAQTLSSVLGCLSLPGFGSRNLHDLRTSCSFFSRETLFSSRMFRTKRSGLVRRLWRSRAPVEGDGETDSSAHGSGGCCMGKSTKVVKSNPGTEAELKALTHSILKKIKEKQLEVLLQAVESKGGVRSPCLLLPSKVDTKLGQQSYSLPLLLFKVFRWPDLRHSSELKRLSCCESYGKINPELVCCNPHHMSRLCELESPPPPYSRYPMDFLKPPDSPDSVPASTETGGTVYSAPVGFSGKTLFLSLFYLFISLPFPQHPPPPFTTTTPVML